A stretch of Fundicoccus culcitae DNA encodes these proteins:
- a CDS encoding MurR/RpiR family transcriptional regulator, whose translation MLIIEKIKHHVNLTDVEYEIGKLIITLGYDVSDKTTRWIAKNSFTSPTSVVRFCQKLGFSGFDEFKEQYVYELNYIDKQYGKVNVNFPFMKDDSDVAIIDKLTSLYKETIDDTKSLIKYSDIEKVKKILVASESIYIFSAGTALNQAQVFKEKMMKIGKRVIITTNLNYQLYEANSMAKDDVAIIVSYSGETKTSLLIAEICKSKKIPIIAITSIGENSLKKLSYASLQLTSKENIKNNIADYSTHLSVSFIFDVLYSVIFRIDYDNNYNYKQNYIDLLESQRTSTNEVLWDENIQSDETL comes from the coding sequence ATGTTAATTATTGAGAAGATAAAACATCATGTGAATCTGACTGATGTTGAATATGAAATTGGTAAGTTAATTATTACTTTAGGCTATGATGTAAGTGATAAAACTACACGATGGATTGCAAAGAATTCTTTTACTTCTCCCACATCAGTTGTTAGATTCTGTCAAAAATTAGGGTTTTCTGGTTTTGATGAGTTCAAAGAGCAATATGTTTACGAATTAAATTATATCGATAAGCAGTACGGTAAAGTGAATGTTAATTTTCCTTTTATGAAGGATGATTCTGATGTCGCAATAATCGATAAACTAACTTCACTGTATAAAGAAACAATTGATGATACAAAATCACTGATAAAATATTCAGATATTGAAAAAGTAAAAAAGATTCTCGTTGCTTCAGAGTCGATATATATATTTTCAGCTGGAACTGCATTAAATCAAGCGCAAGTTTTTAAAGAAAAAATGATGAAGATTGGAAAACGCGTAATAATCACAACAAATTTGAATTATCAATTGTATGAAGCTAATAGTATGGCAAAGGATGATGTGGCAATAATTGTTTCATATTCAGGTGAAACGAAAACCTCTTTATTAATAGCAGAGATATGTAAATCAAAAAAAATACCAATTATTGCTATCACTTCAATTGGAGAGAATAGTTTAAAGAAGTTATCATATGCATCTTTACAACTCACATCAAAAGAGAATATAAAAAATAACATAGCTGATTATAGTACGCATCTTTCAGTAAGTTTTATATTTGATGTCTTATATTCTGTAATATTTCGGATTGATTATGACAACAACTATAATTATAAACAAAATTATATAGATTTGTTAGAAAGTCAAAGAACATCTACTAATGAGGTGCTATGGGACGAGAACATTCAAAGTGATGAAACGCTGTAA
- a CDS encoding 6-phospho-beta-glucosidase, which produces MNINNDFFWGGATAAHQYEGAYLEDGKGLNIADVERGSRHGVERKIDNQIIENVYYPSHEAVDFYHRYKEDIALFAEMGFKAFRMSISWARIFPNGDEKIPNESGLEFYDKVFDELAKYNIEPIVTLSHYETPMHLVQQYGSWRNRKLIDFFTYYCETVFRRYKDKVRYWITFNEINETMNKAKPYHQAGIIFKDNENKADVVLKASHNMLVANATVVKLGHRINPDFKIGCMIQYPMTYPASSKPQDNLAKKLFMMPDYYYADVMCKGYYTNTCTAQWERMGGTFEQEDEDTLILKEGTVDFISFSYYFTTTVKLNEEQEPVVVKKNPYLELTDWGWSVDPIGLRLSLNELYDRYQLPLFIVENGLGAIDEIDENGEIQDDYRINFLSSHIKEMIKAIKEDHVEVLGYLSWGCIDIVSVGTGEMRKRYGFIYVDKDDEGNGNLSRKPKKSFYWYKKVIESNGRYLLEGE; this is translated from the coding sequence ATGAACATTAATAATGATTTTTTTTGGGGTGGAGCGACAGCTGCCCATCAATATGAAGGAGCATATCTAGAAGATGGAAAAGGATTAAATATTGCTGATGTTGAGAGGGGCTCAAGACATGGAGTAGAAAGAAAGATTGACAATCAGATAATTGAAAATGTGTACTATCCGAGTCACGAGGCAGTTGATTTCTATCATCGTTATAAAGAAGATATTGCTTTGTTTGCTGAAATGGGATTTAAAGCTTTTCGAATGTCAATTTCATGGGCTAGGATTTTTCCAAATGGAGATGAAAAAATACCAAATGAATCTGGTTTGGAATTTTACGACAAAGTCTTTGATGAATTGGCTAAATATAATATAGAACCAATTGTTACTCTTTCTCACTACGAAACACCCATGCATCTAGTACAGCAGTATGGATCTTGGAGAAATAGGAAACTTATTGATTTTTTCACCTATTATTGTGAAACTGTCTTTCGTAGATATAAGGATAAAGTTCGTTATTGGATTACTTTTAATGAGATAAATGAAACCATGAATAAGGCTAAACCTTATCATCAAGCTGGGATTATTTTTAAAGATAATGAAAATAAAGCGGATGTAGTCTTAAAAGCAAGTCATAATATGTTGGTTGCTAATGCTACAGTCGTCAAATTAGGCCATAGAATTAATCCTGATTTTAAAATTGGCTGTATGATTCAATATCCTATGACGTACCCTGCGTCTTCTAAACCACAAGATAATTTGGCTAAGAAATTATTTATGATGCCTGATTACTATTATGCTGATGTGATGTGCAAAGGATATTATACAAATACATGCACAGCACAATGGGAGCGAATGGGAGGTACATTTGAGCAAGAAGATGAGGATACACTGATTCTTAAAGAAGGAACAGTTGATTTTATCTCATTCAGTTATTATTTTACAACAACCGTTAAACTAAACGAAGAGCAAGAACCTGTTGTAGTCAAAAAAAATCCTTATTTAGAGTTAACCGATTGGGGTTGGAGTGTTGACCCAATAGGATTAAGATTGTCTCTAAATGAGCTTTATGATCGATATCAATTACCATTATTTATCGTTGAAAATGGACTTGGTGCGATAGATGAAATTGACGAAAACGGAGAAATCCAAGATGATTATCGGATAAATTTTTTATCTTCCCACATTAAAGAAATGATTAAAGCTATTAAGGAAGATCATGTGGAAGTACTTGGATATTTATCTTGGGGATGTATCGATATTGTGTCTGTTGGTACTGGGGAAATGCGTAAGCGATATGGGTTTATATATGTGGACAAGGATGATGAAGGCAATGGTAATCTAAGTCGTAAACCTAAAAAATCATTCTATTGGTATAAAAAAGTTATAGAATCAAATGGGAGATATTTATTAGAAGGAGAATAA
- a CDS encoding SIR2 family protein, with product MNGRLKKDELIREYVRALTNGNAALFAGAGLSIPSGGLSWAKLLEKEAKNIGIDVHKEHDLTSVAQYIYNESGSRQVITDLLKNHINEYGKVNENHKILSALPINKIWTTNYDDYIEKSLMEANKAYDVKKSVDDMTSESDDAETTIYKMHGDIGNLNNTVILKDDYELYDTKNEVFLNALQNDLINHTFLFFGFSFDDPNLQNILSKVRIMIGDSGRRHYCILKKVSIDDQEFINLESNEKEEAFKNRKNMQRLRVNDLKRYNINAVLVDDYKEMTDILTHIKYSFLSNTVFVSGAYDKVESFLGFENDEATRVAGEFTKKLGFRLCQENYKVKSGFGLGVGRNIVQGFLDAEAYAGRSKLSKDLTIHPFPAGYSQEQNHTYREKIMVDAGICIIVFGNKTDPVNGDIIKSNGILDEYSVAKEYGQFIIPIGLTGYLAKDLWKSVQRYDRLPKMNELINQLNDESIFNGLDENDDTGKINLLLDLIFEILELYKTNLDKIYDNLAASSK from the coding sequence ATGAATGGTAGATTGAAAAAAGATGAATTAATACGTGAATATGTAAGAGCTTTAACTAATGGTAATGCAGCTTTATTTGCTGGAGCTGGATTATCAATTCCTTCTGGGGGACTTAGTTGGGCTAAACTCCTTGAAAAAGAAGCGAAAAATATCGGAATCGATGTACATAAAGAGCATGACTTAACATCTGTAGCACAATATATTTATAATGAAAGTGGGTCAAGGCAGGTTATTACAGATTTACTTAAAAACCATATTAATGAGTATGGAAAGGTGAACGAAAATCATAAGATACTATCTGCTTTGCCTATAAATAAAATTTGGACAACAAATTATGATGATTACATAGAAAAATCATTAATGGAAGCTAATAAAGCGTATGATGTGAAAAAATCTGTTGATGATATGACATCTGAATCAGATGATGCGGAAACAACTATTTATAAGATGCATGGAGATATTGGTAATTTAAATAATACTGTAATTCTCAAAGATGATTATGAGCTATATGATACTAAAAATGAAGTGTTTTTGAATGCTTTGCAGAATGATTTGATTAATCATACGTTTTTATTTTTTGGTTTTAGTTTTGACGATCCCAATCTCCAAAATATTTTGAGTAAAGTAAGAATTATGATAGGCGATTCTGGAAGAAGACACTATTGTATATTAAAAAAAGTTTCAATTGATGATCAGGAATTTATTAATCTTGAGAGTAATGAAAAAGAAGAAGCGTTTAAAAACCGAAAGAACATGCAAAGATTAAGAGTGAATGATCTAAAACGTTATAATATTAACGCTGTACTGGTTGATGATTATAAAGAAATGACAGATATTTTAACACACATTAAATATAGCTTTTTATCTAATACAGTATTTGTATCAGGTGCTTATGATAAAGTAGAAAGTTTTTTAGGTTTCGAAAATGATGAGGCAACAAGAGTTGCAGGTGAATTCACTAAAAAACTTGGGTTTAGATTATGTCAGGAGAATTATAAAGTTAAATCTGGTTTTGGTTTAGGTGTTGGAAGAAATATTGTGCAAGGTTTTTTAGATGCAGAAGCATATGCTGGTAGAAGTAAATTAAGTAAAGATTTAACAATCCACCCATTTCCTGCTGGATATAGTCAAGAGCAAAATCATACTTATAGAGAAAAAATCATGGTAGATGCGGGCATATGTATAATTGTTTTTGGAAATAAAACTGATCCAGTTAATGGAGATATTATTAAATCAAATGGTATTTTAGATGAATACAGTGTAGCTAAAGAATATGGTCAATTTATCATTCCTATTGGTTTAACTGGGTATCTTGCAAAAGATTTGTGGAAATCGGTGCAACGATATGATAGATTACCAAAAATGAATGAATTAATAAATCAATTAAATGATGAGTCTATATTTAACGGATTAGATGAGAATGATGATACCGGTAAAATCAATTTGTTACTGGATCTTATTTTTGAAATTCTAGAACTATATAAGACAAATTTAGATAAAATCTATGACAATTTAGCTGCGTCCTCCAAGTGA
- a CDS encoding TIR domain-containing protein → MGTNVFISFRFSDGKDLKEELVELFDESIDVYNRSEDVDRSSMSDETIQYYLYEKIKDTSVTIVLLTPEALQYRWNLILSKYDDWLYDELRYSLEDRDDNRTNGVVAIYTEESENLIYQQSTHICNICNEQQSVRSILDFKNLVRKNVLNVKDKFKSNSCIGLYDSEKDSYISLIHIDDFKKNYSKYIEDAKDKRNRKEQFELVKKM, encoded by the coding sequence ATGGGAACTAATGTATTTATCTCATTTAGGTTTAGTGATGGTAAAGATTTAAAAGAGGAATTAGTTGAATTATTTGATGAATCAATTGATGTCTATAATAGATCTGAAGATGTAGATAGAAGCTCAATGTCTGATGAAACTATTCAATATTACTTATATGAAAAAATAAAAGACACATCAGTTACAATAGTATTATTAACTCCTGAAGCGTTACAATATCGATGGAATCTAATCTTATCGAAATATGATGATTGGTTATACGACGAATTACGATATTCATTAGAAGATAGAGATGATAATAGAACGAATGGTGTAGTAGCTATCTATACTGAAGAAAGTGAGAATCTAATTTATCAACAGTCTACACATATTTGTAATATATGCAATGAGCAGCAGTCTGTTAGATCAATTTTGGATTTTAAAAACTTAGTACGAAAAAACGTACTAAATGTAAAAGATAAGTTTAAATCTAATTCTTGTATTGGTCTCTATGATTCTGAAAAAGATTCTTATATCTCATTAATTCATATCGATGATTTTAAAAAGAATTATAGTAAATATATAGAAGATGCCAAAGATAAAAGGAATAGAAAGGAACAGTTTGAGTTAGTGAAGAAAATGTAA